From a single Rutidosis leptorrhynchoides isolate AG116_Rl617_1_P2 chromosome 5, CSIRO_AGI_Rlap_v1, whole genome shotgun sequence genomic region:
- the LOC139848342 gene encoding putative potassium transporter 12 isoform X1, producing MEEDGIEEISSSISGRLLRRRNTGGGGGSDSGSRWVDGSEVDSETPPWSLVDDNDNEGENNTGGGYGYGSNRRRLIKKPKRVDSFDVESMAFSGSHAHHNKEVSIWQTLGLAFQTLGVVYGDMGTSPLYVFTDVFSKVQIESNIDVLGALSLVIYTIALVPLAKYVFIVLKANDNGEGGTFALYSLISRYAKVNLLPNRQQADERISSYRLKLPTPELERALKIKEKLEHNSFYKTLLLLLVLMGTSMIIGDGILTPAISVMSAVSGLEGKIQGFGTGALVGVSVVILVGLFGIQRFGTSKVGLTFAPCLALWFFSLGSIGLYNLIKYDVSVVKAINPLYIYLFFKKNSFKAWSSLGGCVLCITGAEAMFADLGHFSVPSIQIAFSLVVFPCLLLAYMGQAAYLLQHPSSADRIFYDSIPDGLFWPVFVIATLAAVIASQAMISASFSCIKQSMALGCFPRLKVIHTSRKFMGQIYIPVINWFLMIMCVLVVATFQSTTDIANAYGIAEVGVMMVSTALVTLVMLLIWQTNLFLALCFLIIFGSIELLYMSAVLSKITEGGWLPLAFASFFLCVMYIWNYGSVLKYQSEVRDKISMDFMNELGSTLGTVRVPGIGLLYNELVHGVPSVLGQFLLDLPAIHSTLVFVCIKYVPVPVVTQEERFLFRRICPKDYHMFQCVARYGYKDVRKEDHHAFEKLLVESLEKFMRKEAQDLALETEINDADFECVSVGQRIYSGELSVPLIQPESEPVLPSSVMGPIDDDPSLEYELSALKEATESGFTYLLGHGDVKARKDSFFFKKLVINYFYSFLRNNCRGGAATMRVPHMNIIQVGMTYRV from the exons ATGGAAGAAGATGGAATAGAAGagattagtagtagtattagtggtaggttattaagaagaagaaatacaggtggtggtggtggtagtgattCAGGGTCAAGGTGGGTTGATGGTAGTGAAGTGGATTCAGAAACACCACCATGGTCATTggttgatgataatgataatgaaggtgAAAATAATACAGGTGGTGGGTATGGGTATGGATCTAATAGAAGGAGGTTGATTAAGAAGCCTAAAAGAGTTGATTCTTTTGATGTTGAATCCATGGCATTCTCTGGCTCCCATGCCCACCATAACAAG GAAGTCTCGATATGGCAGACTCTTGGATTGGCTTTTCAGACACTAGGAGTCGTCTATGGTGATATGGGAACAAGTCCTTTGTACGTATTTACAGACGTTTTCAGCAAGGTCCAAATTGAGTCTAATATTGATGTCTTGGGAGCTTTATCACTTGTTATATACACGATTGCTCTAGTGCCTTTAGCAAAGTACGTTTTTATAGTACTAAAAGCAAACGACAATGGTGAAG GAGGAACTTTTGCACTGTATTCATTAATCAGCAGGTACGCAAAAGTTAATCTTTTACCGAATCGTCAACAAGCTGACGAACGTATCTCAAGTTATAGACTAAAGTTACCTACTCCAGAACTCGAACGGGCtttaaaaattaaagaaaaattagAACATAATTCATTTTATAAAACTCTTCTTTTACTACTAGTTCTAATGGGAACTTCAATGATCATCGGGGACGGTATTCTAACACCGGCTATATCTG TCATGTCTGCTGTGAGTGGTCTGGAAGGCAAAATACAAGGATTTGGTACAG gcGCGTTAGTCGGTGTATCGGTTGTTATTCTTGTTGGGTTGTTTGGCATACAGAGGTTTGGGACGAGTAAAGTTGGATTGACGTTTGCTCCGTGTCTTGCTTTGTGGTTTTTTAGCCTTGGCTCTATTGGATTATACAATCTTATTAAATATGATGTATCGGTTGTAAAGGCGATTAATCCTCTGTATATATATTTGTTCTTCAAAAAGAACTCGTTTAAGGCGTGGTCGTCTCTTGGTGGTTGTGTTTTATGCATTACAGGAGCGGAAGCTATGTTCGCTGATTTAGGCCATTTCTCTGTACCATCCATACAG ATTGCTTTCTCGTTAGTGGTTTTTCCATGCCTTCTCTTGGCTTACATGGGTCAAGCTGCGTATCTTTTGCAACACCCCAGTTCTGCAGATAGAATATTCTATGATTCTATTCCCG ATGGACTTTTTTGGCCCGTTTTCGTAATAGCAACACTTGCAGCAGTAATTGCTAGTCAAGCTATGATATCTGCTTCATTTTCATGCATTAAACAATCCATGGCTCTCGGTTGCTTCCCGAGGTTAAAAGTTATTCACACGTCAAGAAAATTCATGGGTCAAATCTACATTCCGGTCATCAACTGGTTTCTAATGATCATGTGTGTTCTCGTTGTCGCTACGTTTCAAAGCACAACCGATATAGCCAATGCATATG GTATAGCTGAAGTCGGCGTGATGATGGTAAGCACGGCGTTAGTGACTCTCGTTATGCTTCTAATTTGGCAAACGAACCTATTTTTAGCATTATGTTTTCTTATCATCTTCGGATCAATCGAACTTCTATACATGTCGGCCGTTTTGTCCAAAATCACCGAGGGAGGTTGGCTTCCGCTTGCATTCGCTTCCTTCTTCCTTTGTGTCATGTACATTTGGAACTATGGTAGCGTACTAAAATACCAAAGCGAAGTACGTGATAAAATCTCAATGGACTTCATGAACGAACTCGGGTCAACCCTAGGAACCGTACGAGTTCCCGGAATCGGGCTTTTATACAACGAACTAGTTCACGGTGTACCCTCAGTTCTCGGCCAATTCCTACTCGATCTCCCCGCTATACACTCAACGCTCGTTTTTGTCTGTATAAAATACGTTCCAGTCCCCGTAGTTACGCAAGAAGAACGTTTTCTTTTCAGACGAATTTGCCCGAAAGACTACCATATGTTCCAATGTGTAGCACGATACGGGTATAAAGACGTTCGTAAGGAAGATCATCATGCTTTCGAGAAACTTCTCGTTGAAAGCCTCGAAAAGTTTATGAGAAAAGAAGCGCAAGATCTCGCGTTAGAAACCGAGATAAATGATGCTGATTTTGAGTGTGTTTCGGTTGGTCAAAGAATCTATTCGGGTGAACTTAGTGTGCCGTTGATACAACCCGAGAGTGAACCGGTGCTTCCGTCGAGTGTTATGGGTCCCATTGATGATGATCCGAGCTTGGAATACGAGCTTTCGGCTCTTAAAGAAGCTACGGAATCTGGGTTCACTTATTTACTTGGACATGGTGATGTCAAAGCAAGAAAGGACTCATTTTTCTTTAAGaaacttgtgattaattacttCTATTCATTTTTAAGGAATAATTGTAGGGGTGGTGCAGCAACAATGAGGGTCCCACATATGAACATCATACAAGTTGGGATGACTTATAGGGTATGA
- the LOC139848342 gene encoding putative potassium transporter 12 isoform X2 — protein sequence MGTSMIIGDGILTPAISVMSAVSGLEGKIQGFGTGALVGVSVVILVGLFGIQRFGTSKVGLTFAPCLALWFFSLGSIGLYNLIKYDVSVVKAINPLYIYLFFKKNSFKAWSSLGGCVLCITGAEAMFADLGHFSVPSIQIAFSLVVFPCLLLAYMGQAAYLLQHPSSADRIFYDSIPDGLFWPVFVIATLAAVIASQAMISASFSCIKQSMALGCFPRLKVIHTSRKFMGQIYIPVINWFLMIMCVLVVATFQSTTDIANAYGIAEVGVMMVSTALVTLVMLLIWQTNLFLALCFLIIFGSIELLYMSAVLSKITEGGWLPLAFASFFLCVMYIWNYGSVLKYQSEVRDKISMDFMNELGSTLGTVRVPGIGLLYNELVHGVPSVLGQFLLDLPAIHSTLVFVCIKYVPVPVVTQEERFLFRRICPKDYHMFQCVARYGYKDVRKEDHHAFEKLLVESLEKFMRKEAQDLALETEINDADFECVSVGQRIYSGELSVPLIQPESEPVLPSSVMGPIDDDPSLEYELSALKEATESGFTYLLGHGDVKARKDSFFFKKLVINYFYSFLRNNCRGGAATMRVPHMNIIQVGMTYRV from the exons ATGGGAACTTCAATGATCATCGGGGACGGTATTCTAACACCGGCTATATCTG TCATGTCTGCTGTGAGTGGTCTGGAAGGCAAAATACAAGGATTTGGTACAG gcGCGTTAGTCGGTGTATCGGTTGTTATTCTTGTTGGGTTGTTTGGCATACAGAGGTTTGGGACGAGTAAAGTTGGATTGACGTTTGCTCCGTGTCTTGCTTTGTGGTTTTTTAGCCTTGGCTCTATTGGATTATACAATCTTATTAAATATGATGTATCGGTTGTAAAGGCGATTAATCCTCTGTATATATATTTGTTCTTCAAAAAGAACTCGTTTAAGGCGTGGTCGTCTCTTGGTGGTTGTGTTTTATGCATTACAGGAGCGGAAGCTATGTTCGCTGATTTAGGCCATTTCTCTGTACCATCCATACAG ATTGCTTTCTCGTTAGTGGTTTTTCCATGCCTTCTCTTGGCTTACATGGGTCAAGCTGCGTATCTTTTGCAACACCCCAGTTCTGCAGATAGAATATTCTATGATTCTATTCCCG ATGGACTTTTTTGGCCCGTTTTCGTAATAGCAACACTTGCAGCAGTAATTGCTAGTCAAGCTATGATATCTGCTTCATTTTCATGCATTAAACAATCCATGGCTCTCGGTTGCTTCCCGAGGTTAAAAGTTATTCACACGTCAAGAAAATTCATGGGTCAAATCTACATTCCGGTCATCAACTGGTTTCTAATGATCATGTGTGTTCTCGTTGTCGCTACGTTTCAAAGCACAACCGATATAGCCAATGCATATG GTATAGCTGAAGTCGGCGTGATGATGGTAAGCACGGCGTTAGTGACTCTCGTTATGCTTCTAATTTGGCAAACGAACCTATTTTTAGCATTATGTTTTCTTATCATCTTCGGATCAATCGAACTTCTATACATGTCGGCCGTTTTGTCCAAAATCACCGAGGGAGGTTGGCTTCCGCTTGCATTCGCTTCCTTCTTCCTTTGTGTCATGTACATTTGGAACTATGGTAGCGTACTAAAATACCAAAGCGAAGTACGTGATAAAATCTCAATGGACTTCATGAACGAACTCGGGTCAACCCTAGGAACCGTACGAGTTCCCGGAATCGGGCTTTTATACAACGAACTAGTTCACGGTGTACCCTCAGTTCTCGGCCAATTCCTACTCGATCTCCCCGCTATACACTCAACGCTCGTTTTTGTCTGTATAAAATACGTTCCAGTCCCCGTAGTTACGCAAGAAGAACGTTTTCTTTTCAGACGAATTTGCCCGAAAGACTACCATATGTTCCAATGTGTAGCACGATACGGGTATAAAGACGTTCGTAAGGAAGATCATCATGCTTTCGAGAAACTTCTCGTTGAAAGCCTCGAAAAGTTTATGAGAAAAGAAGCGCAAGATCTCGCGTTAGAAACCGAGATAAATGATGCTGATTTTGAGTGTGTTTCGGTTGGTCAAAGAATCTATTCGGGTGAACTTAGTGTGCCGTTGATACAACCCGAGAGTGAACCGGTGCTTCCGTCGAGTGTTATGGGTCCCATTGATGATGATCCGAGCTTGGAATACGAGCTTTCGGCTCTTAAAGAAGCTACGGAATCTGGGTTCACTTATTTACTTGGACATGGTGATGTCAAAGCAAGAAAGGACTCATTTTTCTTTAAGaaacttgtgattaattacttCTATTCATTTTTAAGGAATAATTGTAGGGGTGGTGCAGCAACAATGAGGGTCCCACATATGAACATCATACAAGTTGGGATGACTTATAGGGTATGA
- the LOC139849583 gene encoding uncharacterized protein yields the protein MVLSITNTTTNRALELIDALDELSDNEEVEQIPWAPRRYLHRDRQGRALSLWNDYFSDTPTFPDDYFRNRFRMSKPLFLRICQGILNFSQTPVPKYFTYFIQKRDATGLFGFNIVQKVTSAIRQLAYAASADVFDEYLHMGEQTSYDCLNNFCKCIFHLYGPEYLRRPTAQDVQRLTTKHA from the coding sequence ATGGTATTATCGATCACAAATACGACTACGAATCGAGCACTCGAACTAATTGACGCGCTAGATGAATTAAGTGATAACGAAGAAGTAGAACAAATACCATGGGCACCTAGAAGATATTTACATAGAGATCGTCAGGGTCGTGCATTGtctttatggaatgattatttctcCGACACTCCCACATTTCCGGACGATTATTTTCGTAATCGTTTTCGAATGAGCAAACCTCTATTTCTTCGTATATGTCAAGGTATATTGAACTTTTCTCAAACTCCGGTTCCTAaatattttacttattttattcaAAAACGTGATGCTACCGGATTATTTGGTTTTAATATTGTTCAAAAAGTAACATCCGCCATACGTCAACTAGCTTATGCCGCTTCGGCCGATGTTTTTGATGAGTATTTGCATATGGGTGAACAAACCTCATATGATTGTTTAAACAATTTTTGCAAATGTATTTTCCACTTGTACGGTCCCGAATATTTGAGAAGACCAACTGCACAAGATGTGCAACGTTTGACCACTAAACATGCTTAA